A genome region from Penaeus vannamei isolate JL-2024 chromosome 20, ASM4276789v1, whole genome shotgun sequence includes the following:
- the LOC138865185 gene encoding uncharacterized protein, whose protein sequence is MGISPDDLLIRTTPRISSRHDLVCGYIRKASTKTRELFVRELLYADDSALVSTNAKDNQESVDCFATTSTLFGLKINVSETEFLYQPPPEDPTPCLDVLVNGITHSKIDLGSAVSNINSSDPELERRIQAATKAFGSLHGRVWPRQRTTKVKVYNAAVLLALFYPTECMTLYTNYKEAQQNTTGAPASNHWDPLARQNSGCRIVEKSQVTQCRGTQHSSVLAGHVQRMPDSRHLKVVCGELADGRRKQGQKLRFKDLVRRHMKNEGINPDI, encoded by the exons ATGGGAATATCACCAGATGATCTACTAATTCGCACCACCCCACGCATATCCTCGCGCCATGACCTGGTCTGTGGATATAT ACGGAAGGCCTCCACGAAGACGAGAGAACTGTTTGTGAGAGAGCTCCTCTATGCTGATGATTCTGCTCTAGTTTCAACTAATGCCAAAGACAACCAAGAAAGCGTGGATTGCTTTGCCACCACCTCCACTCTGTTTGGCCTCAAGATCAATGTGTCTGAGACTGAATTCTTATATCAGCCTCCCCCAGAAGACCCGACACCTTGCTTAGATGTTCTGGTGAATGGGATAACACACTCCAAAATTGATCTCGGTAGTGCAGTCTCAAACATCAACTCGTCAGACCCTGAGTTAGAACGTCGGATCCAAGCTGCCACAAAAGCCTTTGGCTCCCTGCACGGGCGCGTGTGGCCAAGACAAAGGACAACCAAGGTGAAGGTCTATAATGCAGCAGTCCTGCTTGCACTCTTCTACCCCACAGAGTGCATGACCCTCTACACAAATTATAAAGAAGCTCAACAGAACACAACTGGGGCACCTGCGTCAAATCATTGGGATCCACTGGCAAGACAAAATAGCGGATGTCGAATTGTTGAGAAGAGCCAAGTCACTCAATGTAGAGGCACTCAACACAGCTCCGTTTTGGCTGGGCACGTCCAGCGCATGCCTGACTCCAGACACCTCAAGGTCGTCTGTGGAGAACTCGCTgatggaaggaggaagcaagGACAAAAGCTACGCTTTAAGGATTTAGTGAGGAGACACATGAAGAACGAAGGCATCAATCCTGACATCTAA